TAATGTACATCCTCCTCAGGCAATgtattaatcaatacatttttcctataaaaatgcaccagtatatttgtactaatattTCCAATTATGTATTTGAATTCCCCAGGTTAAACGATATcagcaagaacgtagccaggaaaaggTTTTGAGGGGAGGAggttccagacaactgatattttcccacaGTGGACAGAGAGTAttgccccattttgttccttaaaatgttcttgacccgttcagaacgatatttcagcaatacatgttagtaatacggaatcatttaaataatagtaattaatgactaaaaaaattaatttgaaaaatttgaaaatttggggggaatCCGGACCCCTaggatcccctcgctggctacgtccatGGATATCAGTAATTTGCAGTTTAATTGTTTGCGGGAATagactgtaatatttaaattaacacatatGAAATATTCATATTGTGCTCAAAAGATAAGGAATATCTAATTGATGTTTGTGACCCTAGACATAAAGGAAGGTTTTCAACTAGTTCAGGTGCTGAATGTGTTATTCGAAATAAGCAATTTGTTTCACTGCTGCTGAGCGGTTGATCGATGTTCATACCGTTTTGGATGCTGCAAATTTTGCAGTTGAACTTCAAAAGCATAAGGGAATTTCCACGTTCGACTGATGCTGCCAATTCAAAGTTCGATTCTATTCAGTGATGCGCTTAATATTCCATTGTTTCCCTTCACATCCACCCTCTCACATCTAGCACATCATGGCCGGTAAAAGTGTGAGTTCATCTGGAATCTGAAGGTGGAGCATGAAGTGGAAGACCAAGGGATTTGAGTCACACTGGAGTGCTTTTTCacaaatcaatagttttatttctaaaaatgataTTAATACTGATTTTACTACTAAATTAGACTATTTTCTTGGAGTTGTTTTATTTTGCATTCATTATATATCATtatgatttatacatttacattagaaaagaaaaacacaatatatttgcATCGTACTAAAATTTTTGGATAAGTTCAATATGCATTGATTTCCTGAACCAAATATACCAGTAAACGGTGTGTGAACAAAATTTCACGGTGATTTGAAGTATACTTCATTAGGGctattataatgtattgtttgtacaatattatttggttatactcgtatttaagctaaaatattgttataatttattgtctttattgAGATGTGCTATTTGTACAAGAGTAAGCTTAAACAGCTATATTGAGGAATAcaatttacgtttttattaaaatgtttttgttatgttatcctcatgaaaatgataaaaatattgttgacaAAGACTCTTTGCCTCACCTTTCAGTGTCtttcattatacatttctgagAAATAAACGCACAACTACAAAAGAAATGCTCGTTGTTTGGTTAATTTAGGCGCAGGAAAAGGCTGTGTGAGCAAAGATATTAAAGATCGTTTTAAGATGAAGCCGCCGTCAAAACTGAGTGCTCTCAATAAAAGACACTTTGCTGCTCAAAACTGTGTACTGTTGTTTCAGCAGTGGTTGCGGTTTTCACGGCAGCTTATTTGTGCTTGGTTGTATTCATTCTAGAATTGAGATAATCTCAACAACAgtctatacttatatttttatgaaagttattcTCAAAGGGGCCTtaataaatagccttacctgATTTGTCAGACAATCCTGAGACTTTCGGTGGTCGCAgcgtttatttttaatgagttgAAGTAGACTTCTATAATGCGAACTGCTCTATTTGTTCAGTGAAAGCTTTGTGGACATTGGTAGAGTTCTCACATCTCCATAATGTAAACCACGAGAGAGAAGAAACATCTGTGATACAACGTGAGCGAAGCTTCTCGGTCCTCATCAAATCTAACTCAAATTGGTCTGGTACATGTGTTATATAAATGAGTATCTTACCAATCATGACTCCAACTTTACGTAGATGCATTCTTCAATGTTATTTATCTTAGCATAGAAATTTGCATAAACAGTGATCTGTTCCAAATTGAGTAATAAATTCTTTcgatttaacaaattttcaagttCATATATTGTCCTGGATACTTCGGCTTTTTCGGCTTTGCTACAATTCGGACCTCAGAATAGCAGGGTACATGTAAGCCAAAGTATTTGCTATGATTCACATTAAATTTTGCAGTAAATTTCATGAGACTAAGGTTCAATAGATTCCATTCAACTTACTCTAATAAAACAACTATTTCTTTtccaatgaaaacaaaataaccaCCAAGGTGTTTCAGGTGTTCTTAATCTTATagtataaatgcaattttaaatgtcCTTATATTATTGAGAGCAATTTTACCGACTCCTTGAAAACTTATAATTCCAGAGATGTGGCTCAGGGGCTTATACAATAAATACGTTCTTTTGAGACCAAACTACTAATTTCAAACCAAAAACGTATATTGTTGATATTTCAAAGACCACATGTTAAGTTAGATAACACTTTAGACCAATAAAAAGGAATATGAAACAGTAAAGAAGAAACATTAGTCTGTCGACAGCTGTGGCAAATAGTAACCATTCCCGAGTGAAGTTGAGGCTCTGCTGCGAGGTCGTGTCCACAGACTCGGTGCGACCTCGGTCCACCAGGGAGCGTTCATGTAACTCCTCACTGTCTTGTCTGGGGTACATTGACATGAACTTGTTCTGTAACAGGATAGTCATCGTAAGATTCAATGTGGTCCACAAATTAAGAATACTGCAACATCAAGAGTATATGCTCAGTGCATCCTTATTTTACGACAGATTACTCGTGGACACCACTATGTCTTGTCTCGGATAGCATAAAGTCATTTTGTAACAGTATAGAATGCTAGTAGACGTGATGAAGCCTATAACTGAGACTGGTGCAGTGTAGAATACATGCCATATCCATCCTTTCTTTACCAAAGAGCGGTTTGTTTACCCATCAGAGTGCTGCACCGAGATCATGGACTAATTTGGAAATGGCTATATATATCTGACATGAACCTGAGAGGTCTATAGTTGAGAGACTATGATAGgagaaaatgttatgtaaaataaattaactattatttagcTGATTTGTGGATAGGCACAGTCAATTCGATGTATCATTGTTACCAATATCTAACGGCAGCTGATTGTGTTCGATCACAATACCATATTATTATCAAAGGTAAAACTCATTCGGTTCgtaaaaactcttaaaaaataatttaaattcaatcaaaAGTTCTAGGCCTATTAGCAAAACACAAAATGATAACTATACTGGGTAATCGAATTGTATGTGAATGCGATATTTTCTGGAACAGTATCCATTGTATCCGTTGCCATGTTTTGAGTGTgttttcctcttagtgcatcaaTTTCTAGTAGGCCTATTATGTTAACTCTTTATGTTTATCATGATTGTAcagtattttagttaaatatttcatgtcaGTTCCTTGGCTAGAATGCACGgttatgttttgttatgattTATGCTATgttacgttttatatatttatttttgttaatcgcTTAGATTTATCGCTTATTTTTTCGGTTATGTTTCTAATATGTTTTATGCTAAGTTacgttttagatatttatttttttttaatcgcttatatttttatatgcaagttaaaatttgttgttctAGTCGGGTTGCATTGTTGTTatcgttaaattttttatatgtatacacTGTGTtgcacaaaatattaatttaatagcaACTGCATGTCTTCTTCAAACTTgcaaatttaaatcatttatacgttagcgtatttattaattaatatttatatgagtAATGTCGTTTTTCTAACTTGTATTATGCATGTACTTATTGTAATCAATTGTAGTAAttgctgctgccgttggaaataaataaactacattttggaaacattgTTTCAGTTGAGAGATATATTCACATAAATGAATCTTCaaaaactactatttttatattaggaGAGCTTCGAAGTTTTCTCTCTCAATCCTTTAAAGACAAACATCCCAGTATTATTTCAGACAATTTGAGCCATGACATATGCCAGCGCTTCAATTAAGAACTATTGCCAACCTGATCAAGCGCATATTGTGAACTGTCATTTGATTGATGTGAACACGGTATACCTGAGTACTCTTCAGGCCCAGAAGATCTGGCAGGCGGCCGTTCAGGAACCTGTGGATGGCCCAGGGTAGAGGCACGGACCGGGGCACATTCCGTAGAGCGATTGTCACCACCAATGATAAACAGACCAGCAACAGGTGGTACGAGTAGAACTTAACTGTTGAgaacattaaatagtataaaacatataAGAACTATTGTGATGGTAATGtaatatgtcaaaaatatatacCTTGTTCAagatttgttattgacgatggaaggtttgaaatgataacaggatttcgggcatttgccatcgttataggttataaaaggtaaaatacaacgtttcgagggttggaaTCTATCCCCCTCGTCAGGTGGGGGGGGGGTATTGATACATACATAAATAGTGAACAGAAAGAAGTatagaagagaaagaaaaggaaAAGAATGGCCCACTCtggttagtatcccactgtagcctgtgctagtgtgatatGTGATTGTTATTCTCTTACTTGCGAtttgtgcagtgacaacgcttggactggactccaaacagcttttgggtatgtttgaactcttttctttcccttctttacttcattctgtttactatttttgtatgtattaatccCTCCCATGACGAAGGgcatagattccaatcctcgaaacgttgtgttatactttttataacctataacgatggcaaaattaatgtccgaaatcctgttatcctttcaaaaatatatagttagaTATTTCGTGAGACTTAGGggcaagaaaaaataatattttaaagaaaatgggTCTATATGAAtgagaaaataatattgaaattgaaagcagaatttatattgtttttaaatgtgctataataaagttcatttagtATCTTTACATATAATACTGTATGGTGTTTTGTACTTTACCGTTATAAatggtttgttttataacaaaaatataaaaaatagcacCTAATTGTGCATAGCATTTTATGCTTACTTTTAAGTATCTTGTATTtagtacacattttttaaagagcatgaagtgaacaaatacaaaaaagtgcTTAAAATTTCAATGTTCTTTTAAAAAGTGATCCATATtccatattgaaataaatactaacaCCTCTTACGTTTACTATTTTCTTTACTATACAAgcacagttaaaaaattaaagtgcTGGGGTATTAGTAataagtaactttttttatacttCTTAAAGGTAAATGAAAAAGTACTAATAAGATTCCGGAgttatttctgaaaaaattacAACCAAGAGCTCAGTTTTTGAGTTGTATTAAAACTGCGTGTAATTGAGTACGTATTAGAATCAGCATAGAAAGCGAATAAAACTAATCTTAGACTTATAACCGAGTCAATCGAAATAATCTTGTAACACGATACCTTCGTAACGCTTCCTATAGTTAAAATTGGCAAAGAAATAATACAGGATGATctaaaagttaaattgtttaaaaaattattattactgagGTGAACTGACCAATGAGAGGAATGTTGGTTCCCATTGCGGGCAGTCGATAGGCGAAGTACACCAAGAAGATCGTGTCGATAACGGCTGTCACTCCTGATATAACAACCCTTTCCGAGCAAGAGGGTTGTAGCCAGAAGACGGAAAGTATCAGCATCACACACACTGCGAGTGAAACAGGtgattattacattatttggATTGTGgtatacgatttaaaaaaaatgtgacaTATTCTTAGGTGAGAACACATTACCAAATGCTGGAGTGAAGACTACAGCGGAGTATTCTGGACTTCGCCGCTCAATTGTGAGAAATATCTCGATATTGTAGTAAGGTTCACTGCAGCAAGAGTAGTACTTTGTGTGTTCGATCTCCATGAGGGAGAGAAGTGCCCACTTGCCGGGCTCCCCTTTCACCTCCGAGTCAGAATCCTGCAACACAGATTACCAAAGCCTGGGCCAATGTTAGGCTTTGTgcagtctctctctctctctctctctctctcatctctctctctcctctctctctctctctctctctctctctctctctcgcttattctctctctctctatatatatatatatatatatatatatatattcacttaaaAACTATAtgaccaatcattatgaaaatttttttccatttatgAAAATTGGatatgcatatatatttttaCGTGTAGAAGGTGTATATGCTGCCCATTGATGTAAACTTGCCACCAAATGGccactgcaaaatataaaagttataaaagcgcctgcacattataaactgcaattacgaaacaattacgtatattaaattgccaaacaatatttgaaggcgctaagttttgatgtTTATTTGTCATTCAAACAAATTACTGGTTGAATttaaaagcttgagtgttagaccactttataataaagtacatgtataaTACTGtggctataaaacatttttgacaggtgttcttgatcgtggcaaaaaaactctacatcggcgtttgaaatataattcacttcaacTAGAAAATGCTCATACACGGCAAagtttacgaaaagcgtgcaaagccgtgggaaacagctagtaatattataaatgtgaagatgcctttgtttgtttgttttgtttttcactCGTAAACTATTCTACcgtactgaaattgtacatgtgAAACGTTTACTAAATTGCTTGCAGTAACAGCGGGAACTACTAGCAGATGTAAAACACAATGTAATCTAACacttactatatatttaaaacacataattaattacaaactagttttaaaataaacaaatcatcccAGAGCGTTgggacacgcgtaagtcaggaatcacaaccaccatgttgtgtgtcaacttcactaactctaaaacatgcacataataaaaactaaactacacaatacattttattttacgtacTTCCACCTTGTAATAAACAGTAGCGTATCTGTAGcgttacttaaattaaatgaaaatgttgggAACAAAATAttgggaatttaattttaaattagattgtgaaaagtctgggtaaaaaacgaacatgtaatcctttggcaagttactactcgtagttttaaattgttacgaaggcggttcactgctttgaattgattagaacttgtcttgttacggctattgttctccttgtttgatacagctggaccaataagagaacaccgcggatgtcagTCAGAATTACTTggaaggggaagtatataagcgccaactcataattttcgcccttcttttggtaattttcgtgaattaagttgattacagtgcgccgtgttttttaatttttttccgcaagggattttgaggtaagaaccaaatttattgtacgtaatatttaaatagtcttccagatctgatattaaattaattttgttgtcttttttataggaaaaattaaattcatagaaactacagagcaatctgcataattaattctcgataaACCacagagcataatagaatcatacaagttacatttggttcaaacttgcaagagaggtgaattaaaattaaactttgtcaataacttaaattgaaatttggaaatttagtaatttattaatatttaatttgaactgttttattgtgaattgttaattggtaattaattgaactttaacaATTGTTtaagagagttg
This Homalodisca vitripennis isolate AUS2020 chromosome 3, UT_GWSS_2.1, whole genome shotgun sequence DNA region includes the following protein-coding sequences:
- the LOC124358614 gene encoding acetylcholine receptor subunit beta-like, which encodes MLILSVFWLQPSCSERVVISGVTAVIDTIFLVYFAYRLPAMGTNIPLIVKFYSYHLLLVCLSLVVTIALRNVPRSVPLPWAIHRFLNGRLPDLLGLKSTQNKFMSMYPRQDSEELHERSLVDRGRTESVDTTSQQSLNFTREWLLFATAVDRLMFLLYCFIFLFIGLKCYLT